A region from the Ignavibacteriota bacterium genome encodes:
- a CDS encoding T9SS type A sorting domain-containing protein encodes MKHVTILLLSILCVSLFNTADAQKLTQAQSAIEQQLSAEEKASAEWALTGKGQKPLLPRHQPMEIKRGVYDPEFSGSPYTENHYFKNWFAPHEEITTELQLNAFRQNQKLADEKDVEKETFASSSKWSQTGPYGMRVLGSSPTTYFSGRVTSIDFHPTSGLHLTAGSGGMFGKPFLFFIFPLADQLPALTGGSVKVHPDDPERIFLGTGEYNRRPGTGVYRTTNGGTDWTQLPFTPTPTGVQKILVAPWNSSLIFAATDVGLFRSTNTGDSWTRVTTWDCSDVASSPLGSIMLAARNGTGVYRSTNQGQNWTQLTSGLPSSSVGRISLCIAPSNYVRAYVQFGKSDNKLLGVYRTDDITLTTPSWTNISPSANYMPGQSGIHNAITVHPTNSSIVWVGGIRLLRSSNAGGNWTEKGTDNGQVHVDIKTIYYRPGDYLLYVGCDGGIFFTDDEGDNWSSVLNQLLPITQFYNVGVSKNDDRVKYGGSQDNGIAGTSTGAPSSWVFSEGGDGVDANVDWSDATQIFATNGVYSAPNPAWLRKKTTNSGTDWNGMNSGISESTPWASIYVEQDPSLSSWLYSNAGSYFYYSTNSGSAWVRMNSSALSGNTKHTSSNSTGTFIYGCTDNLSQRLMGYQWSGGTPTWTQSNISSGLPNKEIKRVSPSMTNSSRAYALVTGVGDNQKIYRTTDRGSNWTNITGDLPDVAVNDLVENPNNSNILYLGTQTGAYKSVNGGTNWYRWSSGMPEALWLIDMEYAFSGSGDYLIAGTFGRSTFERKATGYDAIFSLSKAVIDLGKIGIGQLYTDSFYVRNLGDDPLTIASARTRNQELSVFPYDTVIIPAKESLWYYISFYSSVGRENEGRFDGQIEFVHDGDGSPTTLGVAGFVGDDYKFRSFIPESLLVKKEVKRKAATTSWCFDLANSAQTGDAAVQLHVEFKQAVVALDSYSPFQTATRVDRSGKVWEFSNGLVPFGENMSLCGQSKAKTQEIKKWWWVIYNETRDTMRDVHYSTLPTTISTGNEMPNTANLRKEIFLQAPFNRNNPMYIGTRELNWKTLKVAYVTFKTEGDLIGSLMPGRSGKTHDQTPRCFDYYDNGREMLGPISKLIPDKQRNSLFAQLIALKINIYGSMLEKTPAGFGELKYYDPESRYHGLMVKEIDSLADYFITYCDSSMVGSAAELDSVLKLLNGAFVGPFDTVSFHTGKLVLTGVKSIAEVPYLMRDPAITPVTMIPQPFNEQPESFSLEQNYPNPFNPTTTIEFSVPEYASISLSVFNILGQEIASPIIQEEYDAGTHEISFDASQLPSGIYFYRLVGETFGDADEGIEATTFSSIKKMVLMR; translated from the coding sequence TACACGGAAAATCATTATTTCAAAAATTGGTTTGCACCGCACGAAGAGATAACAACGGAGTTACAACTCAACGCCTTCCGTCAGAATCAAAAATTGGCAGATGAAAAAGATGTTGAGAAAGAAACATTTGCTTCTTCAAGTAAATGGTCTCAAACCGGACCGTATGGAATGCGGGTATTAGGTTCAAGTCCCACAACATATTTTTCCGGCAGAGTTACTTCGATTGATTTTCATCCGACAAGCGGATTACACCTTACCGCCGGGAGCGGAGGGATGTTTGGTAAACCATTTCTCTTTTTCATTTTTCCTTTAGCAGACCAACTTCCGGCATTGACGGGAGGAAGCGTGAAAGTTCATCCCGATGACCCGGAGAGAATTTTTTTAGGAACGGGAGAATACAATCGCCGTCCGGGAACTGGCGTGTATCGTACAACAAATGGCGGTACCGATTGGACTCAGTTACCATTTACACCGACACCAACCGGAGTACAAAAAATTCTTGTTGCGCCTTGGAATTCCAGTCTTATCTTTGCCGCAACCGATGTCGGATTGTTCCGTTCCACGAATACAGGTGATTCGTGGACGAGAGTTACGACATGGGATTGTTCGGATGTTGCTTCAAGTCCCCTCGGCTCAATTATGCTTGCCGCAAGAAATGGTACCGGAGTTTATCGTTCAACCAACCAAGGACAGAATTGGACACAACTTACTTCCGGACTTCCGTCATCAAGCGTAGGGAGAATATCGCTTTGCATTGCTCCAAGTAACTATGTACGAGCGTACGTGCAGTTCGGAAAAAGTGATAATAAATTACTGGGAGTGTATCGGACTGATGATATTACTCTAACAACTCCTTCATGGACAAATATTTCTCCTTCTGCGAATTACATGCCCGGTCAAAGCGGGATTCACAATGCAATTACTGTTCATCCGACGAACTCAAGCATTGTGTGGGTTGGCGGTATCCGGCTGTTGCGTTCATCGAATGCCGGCGGAAATTGGACGGAGAAAGGAACTGATAACGGTCAGGTTCATGTAGACATCAAAACAATTTATTACCGACCGGGTGATTATCTTCTCTATGTCGGATGTGATGGAGGAATATTTTTTACAGACGACGAGGGTGACAACTGGAGTTCAGTGTTGAATCAACTTCTTCCAATCACTCAATTCTATAATGTTGGAGTTTCCAAGAATGATGACCGCGTGAAGTACGGCGGGTCTCAGGATAACGGAATTGCCGGTACGTCAACCGGCGCGCCTTCTTCCTGGGTGTTTAGCGAAGGAGGCGATGGAGTTGATGCAAATGTTGATTGGAGTGATGCTACTCAGATTTTTGCAACCAACGGAGTCTATAGCGCGCCGAATCCTGCATGGTTAAGGAAAAAGACGACCAACTCCGGTACTGATTGGAACGGAATGAATTCGGGAATCAGTGAAAGCACCCCGTGGGCTTCTATCTATGTTGAACAGGACCCGAGCCTTTCCAGTTGGTTGTATTCAAATGCAGGAAGTTATTTTTACTACAGCACCAACAGTGGAAGCGCTTGGGTGAGGATGAATAGTTCTGCGCTTTCGGGAAACACGAAACACACATCTTCCAATTCAACAGGAACATTTATCTATGGTTGTACCGATAACCTCAGTCAGCGACTGATGGGGTATCAATGGTCAGGAGGCACCCCAACGTGGACTCAAAGTAATATTTCTTCCGGACTTCCGAACAAGGAAATCAAACGGGTAAGCCCTTCGATGACGAACTCGTCGAGGGCGTATGCGCTAGTTACCGGAGTTGGGGATAATCAAAAAATATATCGAACAACAGACAGGGGAAGCAATTGGACTAATATTACAGGAGACTTGCCTGATGTTGCGGTCAATGACCTTGTAGAAAATCCAAACAACTCGAACATCTTGTATCTCGGAACGCAGACCGGCGCATATAAATCGGTTAATGGCGGAACGAACTGGTATCGTTGGAGTTCGGGAATGCCGGAGGCTCTTTGGTTGATTGATATGGAGTACGCTTTTTCCGGAAGCGGCGATTATTTAATTGCAGGGACTTTTGGTCGAAGTACGTTCGAGCGGAAAGCTACTGGTTACGATGCAATCTTTTCGCTGTCGAAAGCTGTCATAGATCTTGGAAAAATCGGAATCGGTCAACTTTATACGGATAGTTTTTATGTCCGAAATTTGGGAGACGACCCGCTCACTATTGCTTCAGCACGAACTCGTAATCAGGAACTTTCTGTTTTTCCGTATGACACTGTTATTATCCCTGCGAAGGAAAGTTTGTGGTATTATATATCATTCTATTCAAGTGTCGGGAGAGAAAACGAAGGTCGTTTCGATGGTCAAATCGAATTTGTCCACGATGGGGATGGTTCACCGACAACGCTCGGTGTCGCTGGATTTGTCGGAGATGATTACAAATTCCGTTCGTTTATTCCCGAAAGTTTGCTTGTCAAAAAAGAAGTGAAACGAAAAGCCGCGACGACTTCGTGGTGTTTTGACTTAGCAAACAGCGCACAAACCGGAGATGCGGCTGTGCAACTTCATGTCGAGTTCAAGCAGGCAGTCGTTGCATTGGATTCGTATTCTCCTTTCCAAACTGCAACTCGAGTTGACCGTTCAGGAAAAGTTTGGGAATTTTCGAACGGCTTGGTTCCCTTCGGAGAGAATATGTCTCTCTGTGGTCAATCAAAAGCAAAGACTCAGGAAATAAAAAAATGGTGGTGGGTCATCTACAATGAAACGCGAGATACAATGCGCGATGTGCATTACTCAACGTTACCCACTACAATTTCCACAGGAAATGAAATGCCCAACACGGCAAATTTGAGAAAAGAAATTTTCCTGCAGGCTCCTTTCAACAGGAACAATCCGATGTATATCGGGACACGTGAATTGAATTGGAAGACGCTCAAGGTCGCCTACGTTACATTCAAGACGGAGGGAGATTTGATAGGCTCACTCATGCCCGGAAGAAGCGGAAAAACGCACGACCAAACTCCACGCTGTTTTGATTATTATGATAATGGCAGGGAGATGCTCGGACCTATTAGTAAACTTATTCCCGATAAACAACGGAACAGTTTGTTTGCACAACTTATCGCTTTGAAGATAAATATATACGGAAGCATGTTAGAGAAAACGCCGGCAGGGTTCGGTGAATTGAAATATTATGACCCCGAGTCGCGGTATCATGGGTTGATGGTTAAGGAAATAGATTCGCTTGCAGATTATTTCATAACGTATTGTGACAGTTCAATGGTTGGAAGTGCGGCTGAACTTGATTCGGTATTGAAATTACTTAACGGCGCTTTTGTCGGTCCGTTCGATACAGTTTCATTCCATACAGGTAAATTAGTGTTGACCGGAGTGAAATCCATTGCCGAAGTTCCGTATTTAATGAGAGACCCGGCGATAACTCCGGTAACGATGATTCCTCAACCGTTCAACGAACAACCTGAGTCATTCTCACTTGAACAAAATTATCCGAACCCGTTCAACCCGACAACGACCATTGAGTTCTCGGTTCCGGAATATGCAAGTATAAGTTTGAGTGTCTTCAATATTCTTGGGCAGGAAATTGCGTCGCCGATTATTCAAGAAGAGTATGATGCCGGCACGCACGAAATTTCTTTCGATGCAAGTCAATTACCGTCCGGTATTTACTTCTACCGACTTGTGGGAGAGACTTTTGGTGATGCAGACGAAGGAATTGAAGCAACAACATTTTCAAGCATAAAGAAGATGGTCTTGATGCGGTAA
- a CDS encoding T9SS type A sorting domain-containing protein — MKTFLQLSILSLTFVFSVQSTGWETVNSGTTKMLFSITSLDANRLIAVGADGMILRSYDGGNTWIPDTIGAPTNWLYSVVALNERNIWISGCGGTIMYFNGSSWSKRPSNTTNTLNGISFSDTNVGWTVGQQGTILKTTDGGNSWTSQTSGTSKWLNNVHASDTDNVIAVGDSGEVLRTTNGGTNWTKIHSRTNEWLGAVCFTSANRGWISGSGGTMLEFIDTNCATYHTHTTKGIVGMSFTKQGRGFGVGDSGAIFHYNGSNWVQQTSPTGKWLNGVHARCDTYLLKGNMNMYAWAVGQNGTILKYVENITGVTEEKSIPNQFELHQNYPNPFNPTTTIRFDLSEDAIVTLKIYNSLGQEVASILDREEMYEGEQEVDFDATSLPSGVYMYRIVAERMSDDDKAVSGPNFFSVKKMVLMK, encoded by the coding sequence ATGAAAACTTTTTTACAACTATCAATTTTAAGTTTAACGTTTGTCTTTTCGGTACAATCTACCGGGTGGGAAACGGTAAACAGCGGGACAACGAAAATGCTGTTTTCTATTACTTCATTGGATGCGAATAGACTTATTGCAGTTGGCGCAGATGGGATGATACTCCGTTCGTATGATGGCGGGAACACGTGGATTCCCGACACAATCGGTGCGCCAACAAATTGGCTGTACTCTGTTGTTGCGTTGAATGAACGAAACATTTGGATATCAGGATGTGGAGGAACAATAATGTATTTTAACGGCTCTTCATGGTCGAAGCGTCCAAGCAATACGACGAACACATTAAACGGAATCAGTTTTTCTGACACGAATGTCGGATGGACTGTAGGACAACAAGGGACGATTTTAAAAACGACGGACGGCGGAAATTCATGGACTTCCCAGACAAGCGGGACATCAAAATGGTTGAATAATGTTCATGCGAGTGACACTGATAATGTTATTGCCGTTGGCGATTCGGGCGAGGTGCTACGTACAACAAATGGAGGAACGAACTGGACAAAAATACATTCCCGTACTAACGAGTGGCTCGGTGCAGTTTGTTTTACTTCAGCCAACCGGGGGTGGATTTCCGGTTCGGGTGGGACGATGCTTGAATTCATTGATACCAATTGTGCAACCTATCATACACACACTACCAAAGGAATCGTTGGTATGTCATTCACAAAACAGGGAAGAGGTTTCGGTGTGGGAGATAGCGGTGCAATTTTTCATTATAATGGAAGCAACTGGGTTCAACAAACGAGTCCGACCGGTAAATGGTTAAACGGTGTTCATGCCCGGTGCGATACGTATTTGTTAAAGGGGAACATGAATATGTACGCGTGGGCGGTGGGGCAGAACGGAACGATACTGAAGTATGTAGAAAATATTACCGGTGTTACCGAGGAGAAGAGTATTCCGAATCAATTTGAGTTACATCAAAACTACCCGAACCCGTTCAACCCGACAACGACCATCCGATTTGATTTATCTGAGGATGCAATTGTGACGTTGAAGATATACAACTCGCTCGGACAGGAAGTCGCTTCGATTCTTGACCGTGAAGAAATGTATGAAGGAGAACAGGAGGTTGACTTTGATGCCACATCCTTGCCTTCCGGAGTTTACATGTATCGCATTGTCGCCGAACGTATGAGCGATGATGATAAGGCAGTAAGCGGGCCAAACTTCTTCAGCGTGAAGAAGATGGTTTTGATGAAGTAA